A part of Miscanthus floridulus cultivar M001 chromosome 6, ASM1932011v1, whole genome shotgun sequence genomic DNA contains:
- the LOC136456891 gene encoding protein BUD31 homolog 1-like, which yields MPKIKTSRVKYPEGWELIEPTIRELDAKMREAENDPHDGKRKCEAVWPIFRISHQRSRYIYDLYYRRKEISQELYEFCLDQGYADRNLIAKWKKPGYERLCCLRCIQTRDHNFATTCVCRVPKHLREEQVIECVHCGCRGCASGD from the exons ATGCCTAAGATAAAAACAAGCCGTGTCAAGTATCCTGAAGGATGGGAGCTTATTGAACCAACAATCCGTGAGTTGGATGCGAAAATGAGAGAAG CTGAAAATGATCCACATGATGGGAAGAGAAAGTGTGAAGCTGTTTGGCCTATTTTCCGTATTTCTCATCAAAGGAGCCGCTACATATATGATCTTTACTACAGAAGGAAGGAGATATCACAGGAGCTTTATGAGTTTTGCCTGGACCAGGGTTATGCAGACCGTAACCTGATTGCAAAGTGGAAAAAG CCAGGTTACGAGCGCCTTTGCTGCCTTCGGTGCATACAGACACGTGACCACAACTTTGCAACGACTTGTGTCTGCCGGGTCCCCAAGCATCTGAGGGAGGAGCAGGTGATAGAATGTGTCCACTGCGGCTGCAGGGGTTGTGCCAGCGGTGACTAA
- the LOC136459482 gene encoding WD repeat-containing protein ATCSA-1-like isoform X2, producing MEAKLPSVTADPFQTGQRSNQTSGRVYRRHARAAGSPPRGRRRRGRRHPGSAGGRRRRRRLDVVGGGEGEGARGAARPAVRGQRPGAPRGLARALQPQGVRHPAPRRRQLAPEGRYLLSGASDGSAAVFDVWNATEYEAGFIAKHRNILLVDKQHQNGHRFAVSAAVWYPVDTGLFVTASFDQYVKVWDTNSTQVVMEFKMPGKVYTAAMSPVATTHMLIATGTADVQVRLCDIASGAFTHTLSGHRDGIMSLEWSASSEWILMSGGCDGAIRFWDIRRAGCFRVLDQSRSQLGKRPPLVKSAVENDHTDSLGPSPSTRSSAQKRAGISKKSSQALRKIQNLTHGQMQQRLHPGLSSSQNRATAHYGAVTGLRTTTDGMYLLSSGSDSRLRLWDIDSGCNTLVNFEAMRLQTGKPLQLAVTEDPSLVFVPCMASIKAYNLWSGTTFRTFRGHYELVNCCYYSEQDQELYTGGNDRQILVWSPSTPAFTEMEDDDKTLSGADEDNWSD from the exons ATGGAAGCTAAGCTTCCTAGCGTAACAGCTGATCCCTTCCAAACCGGTCAGCGCAGTAACCAAACATCCGGACGCGTATACCGTCGCCACGCGCGCGCCGCTGGTTCGCCGCCGCGCGGTCGACGCCGCAGAGGCAGAAGGCACCCCGGGAGCGCAGGGGGGCGCCGCAGACGCAGAAGGCTCGATGTGGTTGGAGGAGGTGAGGGGGAGGGAGCGCGGGGAGCTGCGCGCCCGGCGGTTCGAGGCCAGCGCCCGGGCGCGCCGCGCGGCCTCGCTCGCGCTCTCCAACCGCAAGGAGTTCGCCACCCCGCACCACGGCGCCGTCAACTCGCTCcag AGGGGAGGTACCTGCTCTCCGGGGCATCGGATGGGTCGGCCGCTGTGTTCGATGTGTGGAACGCGACGGAATACGAAGCCGGGTTCATAGCGAAGCACAGGAACATACTGCTTGTGGACAAGCAACACCAGAATGGCCACAGGTTCGCCGTCTCGGCGGCCGTTTGGTATCCTGTGGATACTGGGTTGTTTGTCACAGCATCCTTTGACCAGTATGTCAAAGTTTGGGATACCAATTCGACTCAA GTCGTCATGGAATTTAAGATGCCTGGAAAAGTGTACACTGCAGCCATGTCTCCAGTCGCAACAACGCACATGCTCATCGCTACTGGGACCGCAGATGTTCAGGTCCGTCTGTGTGACATTGCTTCTGGAGCCTTTACCCACACGTTGTCAGGTCATCGTG ATGGCATCATGTCTTTGGAGTGGTCTGCCTCAAGTGAGTGGATTTTGATGAGTGGTGGCTGTGATGGGGCAATACGTTTTTGGGACATTAGACGAGCTGGATGCTTTCGGGTTCTGGATCAATCACGGTCTCAACTTGGAAAGAGGCCTCCTCTTGTTAAAAGTGCTGTAGAGAAT GATCACACAGATTCCTTAGGACCTTCACCTTCCACAAGGAGCTCAGCTCAGAAAAGGGCAGGCATTTCTAAGAAGAGCTCACAGGCTTTGCGCAAAATTCAAAACCTAACACATGGACAGATGCAACAGAGATTGCATCCCGGTTTGTCATCCAGTCAAAACCGTGCTACAGCTCATTATGGTGCTGTTACTGGATTACGAACTACTACAGATGGGATGTACCTTCTTAGCTCAG GATCTGATTCTCGTTTAAGACTGTGGGATATCGATTCAGGCTGCAATACTCTGGTCAATTTTGAAGCTATGCGATTGCAGACAGGCAAGCCATTACAATTAGCTGTCACTGAGGATCCTTCACTTGTATTTGTTCCATGTATGGCAAGCATCAAG GCATATAATTTATGGTCTGGTACAACATTTCGAACATTCCGAGGTCACTATGAACTTGTGAATTGCTGCTACTATAGTGAACAGGACCAA GAACTTTACACTGGCGGCAACGACAGGCAAATTCTTGTGTGGTCTCCATCAACTCCAGCTTTTACTGAGATG gaagatgatgacaagacccTTTCAGGAGCTGACGAGGATAACTGGAGCGACTAA
- the LOC136459482 gene encoding WD repeat-containing protein ATCSA-1-like isoform X1 — translation MEAKLPSVTADPFQTGQRSNQTSGRVYRRHARAAGSPPRGRRRRGRRHPGSAGGRRRRRRLDVVGGGEGEGARGAARPAVRGQRPGAPRGLARALQPQGVRHPAPRRRQLAPEGRYLLSGASDGSAAVFDVWNATEYEAGFIAKHRNILLVDKQHQNGHRFAVSAAVWYPVDTGLFVTASFDQYVKVWDTNSTQVVMEFKMPGKVYTAAMSPVATTHMLIATGTADVQVRLCDIASGAFTHTLSGHRDGIMSLEWSASSEWILMSGGCDGAIRFWDIRRAGCFRVLDQSRSQLGKRPPLVKSAVENQDHTDSLGPSPSTRSSAQKRAGISKKSSQALRKIQNLTHGQMQQRLHPGLSSSQNRATAHYGAVTGLRTTTDGMYLLSSGSDSRLRLWDIDSGCNTLVNFEAMRLQTGKPLQLAVTEDPSLVFVPCMASIKAYNLWSGTTFRTFRGHYELVNCCYYSEQDQELYTGGNDRQILVWSPSTPAFTEMEDDDKTLSGADEDNWSD, via the exons ATGGAAGCTAAGCTTCCTAGCGTAACAGCTGATCCCTTCCAAACCGGTCAGCGCAGTAACCAAACATCCGGACGCGTATACCGTCGCCACGCGCGCGCCGCTGGTTCGCCGCCGCGCGGTCGACGCCGCAGAGGCAGAAGGCACCCCGGGAGCGCAGGGGGGCGCCGCAGACGCAGAAGGCTCGATGTGGTTGGAGGAGGTGAGGGGGAGGGAGCGCGGGGAGCTGCGCGCCCGGCGGTTCGAGGCCAGCGCCCGGGCGCGCCGCGCGGCCTCGCTCGCGCTCTCCAACCGCAAGGAGTTCGCCACCCCGCACCACGGCGCCGTCAACTCGCTCcag AGGGGAGGTACCTGCTCTCCGGGGCATCGGATGGGTCGGCCGCTGTGTTCGATGTGTGGAACGCGACGGAATACGAAGCCGGGTTCATAGCGAAGCACAGGAACATACTGCTTGTGGACAAGCAACACCAGAATGGCCACAGGTTCGCCGTCTCGGCGGCCGTTTGGTATCCTGTGGATACTGGGTTGTTTGTCACAGCATCCTTTGACCAGTATGTCAAAGTTTGGGATACCAATTCGACTCAA GTCGTCATGGAATTTAAGATGCCTGGAAAAGTGTACACTGCAGCCATGTCTCCAGTCGCAACAACGCACATGCTCATCGCTACTGGGACCGCAGATGTTCAGGTCCGTCTGTGTGACATTGCTTCTGGAGCCTTTACCCACACGTTGTCAGGTCATCGTG ATGGCATCATGTCTTTGGAGTGGTCTGCCTCAAGTGAGTGGATTTTGATGAGTGGTGGCTGTGATGGGGCAATACGTTTTTGGGACATTAGACGAGCTGGATGCTTTCGGGTTCTGGATCAATCACGGTCTCAACTTGGAAAGAGGCCTCCTCTTGTTAAAAGTGCTGTAGAGAAT CAGGATCACACAGATTCCTTAGGACCTTCACCTTCCACAAGGAGCTCAGCTCAGAAAAGGGCAGGCATTTCTAAGAAGAGCTCACAGGCTTTGCGCAAAATTCAAAACCTAACACATGGACAGATGCAACAGAGATTGCATCCCGGTTTGTCATCCAGTCAAAACCGTGCTACAGCTCATTATGGTGCTGTTACTGGATTACGAACTACTACAGATGGGATGTACCTTCTTAGCTCAG GATCTGATTCTCGTTTAAGACTGTGGGATATCGATTCAGGCTGCAATACTCTGGTCAATTTTGAAGCTATGCGATTGCAGACAGGCAAGCCATTACAATTAGCTGTCACTGAGGATCCTTCACTTGTATTTGTTCCATGTATGGCAAGCATCAAG GCATATAATTTATGGTCTGGTACAACATTTCGAACATTCCGAGGTCACTATGAACTTGTGAATTGCTGCTACTATAGTGAACAGGACCAA GAACTTTACACTGGCGGCAACGACAGGCAAATTCTTGTGTGGTCTCCATCAACTCCAGCTTTTACTGAGATG gaagatgatgacaagacccTTTCAGGAGCTGACGAGGATAACTGGAGCGACTAA
- the LOC136459482 gene encoding WD repeat-containing protein ATCSA-1-like isoform X3, producing MWLEEVRGRERGELRARRFEASARARRAASLALSNRKEFATPHHGAVNSLQVDLTEGRYLLSGASDGSAAVFDVWNATEYEAGFIAKHRNILLVDKQHQNGHRFAVSAAVWYPVDTGLFVTASFDQYVKVWDTNSTQVVMEFKMPGKVYTAAMSPVATTHMLIATGTADVQVRLCDIASGAFTHTLSGHRDGIMSLEWSASSEWILMSGGCDGAIRFWDIRRAGCFRVLDQSRSQLGKRPPLVKSAVENQDHTDSLGPSPSTRSSAQKRAGISKKSSQALRKIQNLTHGQMQQRLHPGLSSSQNRATAHYGAVTGLRTTTDGMYLLSSGSDSRLRLWDIDSGCNTLVNFEAMRLQTGKPLQLAVTEDPSLVFVPCMASIKAYNLWSGTTFRTFRGHYELVNCCYYSEQDQELYTGGNDRQILVWSPSTPAFTEMEDDDKTLSGADEDNWSD from the exons ATGTGGTTGGAGGAGGTGAGGGGGAGGGAGCGCGGGGAGCTGCGCGCCCGGCGGTTCGAGGCCAGCGCCCGGGCGCGCCGCGCGGCCTCGCTCGCGCTCTCCAACCGCAAGGAGTTCGCCACCCCGCACCACGGCGCCGTCAACTCGCTCcag GTTGATTTGACAGAGGGGAGGTACCTGCTCTCCGGGGCATCGGATGGGTCGGCCGCTGTGTTCGATGTGTGGAACGCGACGGAATACGAAGCCGGGTTCATAGCGAAGCACAGGAACATACTGCTTGTGGACAAGCAACACCAGAATGGCCACAGGTTCGCCGTCTCGGCGGCCGTTTGGTATCCTGTGGATACTGGGTTGTTTGTCACAGCATCCTTTGACCAGTATGTCAAAGTTTGGGATACCAATTCGACTCAA GTCGTCATGGAATTTAAGATGCCTGGAAAAGTGTACACTGCAGCCATGTCTCCAGTCGCAACAACGCACATGCTCATCGCTACTGGGACCGCAGATGTTCAGGTCCGTCTGTGTGACATTGCTTCTGGAGCCTTTACCCACACGTTGTCAGGTCATCGTG ATGGCATCATGTCTTTGGAGTGGTCTGCCTCAAGTGAGTGGATTTTGATGAGTGGTGGCTGTGATGGGGCAATACGTTTTTGGGACATTAGACGAGCTGGATGCTTTCGGGTTCTGGATCAATCACGGTCTCAACTTGGAAAGAGGCCTCCTCTTGTTAAAAGTGCTGTAGAGAAT CAGGATCACACAGATTCCTTAGGACCTTCACCTTCCACAAGGAGCTCAGCTCAGAAAAGGGCAGGCATTTCTAAGAAGAGCTCACAGGCTTTGCGCAAAATTCAAAACCTAACACATGGACAGATGCAACAGAGATTGCATCCCGGTTTGTCATCCAGTCAAAACCGTGCTACAGCTCATTATGGTGCTGTTACTGGATTACGAACTACTACAGATGGGATGTACCTTCTTAGCTCAG GATCTGATTCTCGTTTAAGACTGTGGGATATCGATTCAGGCTGCAATACTCTGGTCAATTTTGAAGCTATGCGATTGCAGACAGGCAAGCCATTACAATTAGCTGTCACTGAGGATCCTTCACTTGTATTTGTTCCATGTATGGCAAGCATCAAG GCATATAATTTATGGTCTGGTACAACATTTCGAACATTCCGAGGTCACTATGAACTTGTGAATTGCTGCTACTATAGTGAACAGGACCAA GAACTTTACACTGGCGGCAACGACAGGCAAATTCTTGTGTGGTCTCCATCAACTCCAGCTTTTACTGAGATG gaagatgatgacaagacccTTTCAGGAGCTGACGAGGATAACTGGAGCGACTAA
- the LOC136459482 gene encoding WD repeat-containing protein ATCSA-1-like isoform X4 — MWLEEVRGRERGELRARRFEASARARRAASLALSNRKEFATPHHGAVNSLQVDLTEGRYLLSGASDGSAAVFDVWNATEYEAGFIAKHRNILLVDKQHQNGHRFAVSAAVWYPVDTGLFVTASFDQYVKVWDTNSTQVVMEFKMPGKVYTAAMSPVATTHMLIATGTADVQVRLCDIASGAFTHTLSGHRDGIMSLEWSASSEWILMSGGCDGAIRFWDIRRAGCFRVLDQSRSQLGKRPPLVKSAVENDHTDSLGPSPSTRSSAQKRAGISKKSSQALRKIQNLTHGQMQQRLHPGLSSSQNRATAHYGAVTGLRTTTDGMYLLSSGSDSRLRLWDIDSGCNTLVNFEAMRLQTGKPLQLAVTEDPSLVFVPCMASIKAYNLWSGTTFRTFRGHYELVNCCYYSEQDQELYTGGNDRQILVWSPSTPAFTEMEDDDKTLSGADEDNWSD, encoded by the exons ATGTGGTTGGAGGAGGTGAGGGGGAGGGAGCGCGGGGAGCTGCGCGCCCGGCGGTTCGAGGCCAGCGCCCGGGCGCGCCGCGCGGCCTCGCTCGCGCTCTCCAACCGCAAGGAGTTCGCCACCCCGCACCACGGCGCCGTCAACTCGCTCcag GTTGATTTGACAGAGGGGAGGTACCTGCTCTCCGGGGCATCGGATGGGTCGGCCGCTGTGTTCGATGTGTGGAACGCGACGGAATACGAAGCCGGGTTCATAGCGAAGCACAGGAACATACTGCTTGTGGACAAGCAACACCAGAATGGCCACAGGTTCGCCGTCTCGGCGGCCGTTTGGTATCCTGTGGATACTGGGTTGTTTGTCACAGCATCCTTTGACCAGTATGTCAAAGTTTGGGATACCAATTCGACTCAA GTCGTCATGGAATTTAAGATGCCTGGAAAAGTGTACACTGCAGCCATGTCTCCAGTCGCAACAACGCACATGCTCATCGCTACTGGGACCGCAGATGTTCAGGTCCGTCTGTGTGACATTGCTTCTGGAGCCTTTACCCACACGTTGTCAGGTCATCGTG ATGGCATCATGTCTTTGGAGTGGTCTGCCTCAAGTGAGTGGATTTTGATGAGTGGTGGCTGTGATGGGGCAATACGTTTTTGGGACATTAGACGAGCTGGATGCTTTCGGGTTCTGGATCAATCACGGTCTCAACTTGGAAAGAGGCCTCCTCTTGTTAAAAGTGCTGTAGAGAAT GATCACACAGATTCCTTAGGACCTTCACCTTCCACAAGGAGCTCAGCTCAGAAAAGGGCAGGCATTTCTAAGAAGAGCTCACAGGCTTTGCGCAAAATTCAAAACCTAACACATGGACAGATGCAACAGAGATTGCATCCCGGTTTGTCATCCAGTCAAAACCGTGCTACAGCTCATTATGGTGCTGTTACTGGATTACGAACTACTACAGATGGGATGTACCTTCTTAGCTCAG GATCTGATTCTCGTTTAAGACTGTGGGATATCGATTCAGGCTGCAATACTCTGGTCAATTTTGAAGCTATGCGATTGCAGACAGGCAAGCCATTACAATTAGCTGTCACTGAGGATCCTTCACTTGTATTTGTTCCATGTATGGCAAGCATCAAG GCATATAATTTATGGTCTGGTACAACATTTCGAACATTCCGAGGTCACTATGAACTTGTGAATTGCTGCTACTATAGTGAACAGGACCAA GAACTTTACACTGGCGGCAACGACAGGCAAATTCTTGTGTGGTCTCCATCAACTCCAGCTTTTACTGAGATG gaagatgatgacaagacccTTTCAGGAGCTGACGAGGATAACTGGAGCGACTAA